Proteins encoded by one window of Lycium barbarum isolate Lr01 chromosome 11, ASM1917538v2, whole genome shotgun sequence:
- the LOC132620309 gene encoding acidic leucine-rich nuclear phosphoprotein 32-related protein has translation MDEIWERAVETALDGETSFSSVKNLTLDGAVKCVHGKLPQPSIFERFTNLEHLSIANIGVSSLEQFPMLRNLQKLILSDNRIAGGVEFLVDAGLNSLRDLDLSNNRINDIDDLRPLAELRLVSLDLYECPVTRVKDYRSRVFGLIKSLKYLDKMDLEGNERPESDDEEDEDEDEDDNEDDVDDPGSGEVDGEDRPSNGHSRVRVGSEGVVDVDEDESDADEEEMEITRAINGSKSQENGVLDEEGDDDEDEDDEDEDFVEEIDEDGDDEDDVVEVHEIEDSDDEEDGVEDDEDDDDDDDEDEDEEEVDNDEGDGEEPESTTGRLNSTEGEIDGHEHGEDEADEDDDGETGEEVHGVEEEDGDFDDNDDEDAEDEEEDNGNGYLVQPVGPVEVEDDAEGSDMEPVNGDEDPDLEEDIEDEEDDYGEVQELPPSSSSKRKRDDEEDDGEEDDEEFAKSSKHR, from the exons ATGGATGAAATTTGGGAAAGAGCGGTGGAAACTGCTTTAGACGGCGAAACAAGCTTCAGTTCAGTGAAAAACCTAACAttagacggagccgttaagtgtgTTCATGGAAAATTACCTCAACCGTCAATTTTCGAACGATTTACGAATCTCGAACACTTATCTATAGCGAATATCGGTGTTTCATCGTTAGAACAGTTTCCAATGCTTCGTAATCTTCAAAAATTGATTTTATCTGATAATAGAATTGCTGGAGGTGTTGAATTTCTCGTAGATGCTGGCTTAAATTCACTGAGGGATTTAGATTTATCGAATAATCGgattaatgatattgatgatttgAGACCTTTGGCTGAATTGAGACTTGTTTCGCTTGATCTGTATGAATGTCCGGTAACGAGAGTTAAGGATTATCgatctagggtttttggattgatTAAGTCGTTGAAGTATTTGGATAAGATGGATTTGGAAGGGAATGAGAGACCGGAATCGGATGATGAAGAGGATGAGGATGAAGATGAGGATGATAATGAGGATGATGTGGATGATCCGGGTAGTGGTGAGGTGGACGGTGAGGATCGACCGAGTAATGGACATAGTAGGGTTAGGGTTGGGAGTGaaggtgttgttgatgttgatgaggATGAAAGTGATGCTGATGAGGAGGAGATGGAGATAACGAGAGCGATTAACGGGTCGAAAAGCCAAGAAAATGGTGTTCTAGATGAGGAGGGAGATGATGATGAGGACGAGGATGATGAGGACGAGGATTTTGTGGAGGAGATAGATGAGGACGGAGATGACGAGGATGATGTTGTGGAGGTACACGAGATAGAGGATAGTGACGACGAGGAGGACGGTGTGGAggatgatgaggatgatgatgatgatgacgacgagGATGAGGATGAGGAGGAGGTTGATAATGATGAGGGGGATGGAGAGGAGCCGGAGAGTACTACGGGGAGGTTGAATAGTACGGAAGGGGAGATTGATGGACATGAGCACGGGGAAGATGAAGCGGACGAGGACGATGATGGGGAGACGGGAGAGGAGGTGCATGGTGTTGAGGAGGAGGATGGGGATttcgatgataatgatgatgaggatgcTGAAGATGAG GAAGAAGATAATGGCAATGGCTACCTTGTTCAACCAGTTGGTCCTGTTGAAGTAGAAGATGATGCTGAAGGCAGTGATATGGAGCCAGTTAATGGTGATGAAGATCCTGATTTGGAGGAAGACATTGAAGATGAGGAGGATGATTATGGTGAAGTTCAAGAGCTGCCACCCTCCTCCTCCTCGAAGAGGAAGAGAGATGATGAGGAGGATGATGGTGAGGAAGATGACGAGGAGTTTGCAAAGTCATCCAAGCACCGTTAG